The genomic stretch GGATCGCGATGCGCATTCAACCTTTGTCCCAGAGATTGGCAAAACATGGCAAGGCGCGTGCCGCAATTGATTTGGTTCGGCTGCGTCGCGATCATAGGGGACGGTTAAAGCAACCTGCCGTCTCTTTGGGGTGGCGCAACATGGCTGAGTGACGCCGACTCTGCTTCAGCGGCTGCCGTCGCGCCTTTGGAAACCAGGCGCATGACAAAGACGAAGTATCCGACCTGCAGAACGACCAAGTCGATAATCGCCCAGCCCAGTGCTGTCCAGACCGAGCCCGTTACCACGTAGGTCCACGCCGCGACGATGGTCGAGGTGACAAACATTCCCACCAGAAACCGCGGAAGATACATCGACGCTCATCAACCGCCCCAGAACCTGAGATGAGTTCGGAACGGTTCCCCTTTGCTATCCAAAGCTAGGAGATCATAGGCATCCGGATTGGCCTGTGGCTTGACGTGGATCAACAGGGCGGGCGTCAGTCGACGGGTTTCTTTTTGATTGTTGCAAATCTGGCCAATTCTTCGGCCAAAAGATTTTTGAGCGTGGCGCGGCGGTCCGGGTCTGTTTCGGATATGAGCTTGCGCCTGAAATGCTTGACGTTTTCGTGGTGTATATATTCGCGATAGGGATCCTGCATGACCGTATCCCTCCTTCAGGGAGACGTAATAGAGACGGTAGGCGTCTATTCGGTCCAAGGCTAGCGCAATCGTTTGTTGAGGGCCCTAGCCGCATTTGCCACTGCAAATCCGTTCCGTATTCAACTAGGTAGTTTCCCGTAGGGATATAACCGAATTTCGCGACCCGCGGATTCGCGCGATTGCTGTGTCACGGAACAACCGGGAAAACAGCCATGCACGCCTACACCGCCTCCAGGATTTCATTGCCGTCGCATTCTGTGCAACCAAGCGTGCCGGACGCATTCGACCCGGCGCCGCTGCAGCCGATCAGCTTTTTTTCGGCCGGCTCGGAAATTTATGCCCAGGGCGAGAAGGCCGGGGCCTTCTACCAGGTCGAGTTCGGTGCCGTGCGCATCTACCGGCTGCTCGCCGACGGTCGCCGGCAGATAAGCGCCTTCCACCTCGCCGGTGAGACCTTCGGCTTCGAAGCCGACACGACGCATCATTTCTTCGCCGAAGCGATCAGTGCCACCGGCGTCCGCGTCTTTCGCCTGGCTGCCGCGGACATGTCCCGTCAGTTGCTGCCGTTGGCGCTCAAGGGCCTGACACGCGCGCAGGAACACCTCCTGGTCCTCGGTCGCCAGAACGCCATCGAACGTGTCGCCGCCTTCCTGGTCGACATGGCGGAGCGGCAAGGTGGATTGCGGCAGGTCGAGCTGCCAATGTCGCGCATGGATATCGGCGACTATCTCGGCCTCACCATCGAGACCGTGTCGCGGGTCTTCACCCGGCTGAAGGACAAGGGCGTCATCCGCCTCCTCAACCTGCGCAGCATCGAAATCGTCAAGCACGACGCGCTCCACTGCATGAGCGAATGACCAGACATCGTCGAACGGTGGCACGGAGATATCCAAAGGAAGCCATATCCACTTGGTTCCGCTGCATCCGGCCATTCAGAACAACCCAGGATTAGAGTTCCACCCATGTCCACGAACAGCGCAATTACCACACGTACTGGATTTCGTTTCGAAGTACGCCTTGCTCGGCCCGAGGACGAGCCAACCCTGGCGGAGTTCTTCACCCATGTGACTCCGGAAGACCTGCGCTTCCGCTTCCTCGGCGCTGTGAAGGAAGTTTCGCATGAACGGCTGGTGGCGATGACGCGTTCAGACGACGCGCATATCCATAATTTTCTGGCCTTCTCGACCGACGGGATGCTGATCGCCGTTGCGACGCTGGCAAGCGATCGAGCCGACCGAACCGGTGAGGTCGCGATCTGCATTCGCGCGGATCGCAAGCATCTGGGCGTTGGCTGGGAGTTGCTCGCCTATATCGCGAAATATGCCGAAGACCTCGGCCTGGAAGCCATCGAGTCGATCGAGAGCCGTGAGAACCGTGCCGCGATCGAGGTCGAGCGCGACATGGGTTTCACCGTCACGACCGATCCCGACGATGCGACGCTGGTGCTGGTTCGGCGGGAGCTGGGGGCGCGATCAGCCGCTTAGTGCAATTCCAGGAAAAGGGTGAAACGGTTTCCCAGGAAAAGCGCATAGCGCCTAGGGAATTGCGTTGAAACAAAGAGTTAGAGGTCGCGGTCCTTCCGGGGTCGTTGTGATACCCGAAGATGACCGGCTAGTCTGTGGTGAACAGCGCACGGAAAGCTCGATCCGAGAGACCGTGCGGGCGAGATTCTTTGGGTTGCAGAGTCATAAGGTCGACGACACTCACAACCCTGATCCCGAGATCAGGAACCTGTTGCGTGACGATTTGCCCGCACCTCAGGCAGAGAACGCGG from Mesorhizobium sp. NZP2077 encodes the following:
- a CDS encoding helix-turn-helix domain-containing protein, whose protein sequence is MHAYTASRISLPSHSVQPSVPDAFDPAPLQPISFFSAGSEIYAQGEKAGAFYQVEFGAVRIYRLLADGRRQISAFHLAGETFGFEADTTHHFFAEAISATGVRVFRLAAADMSRQLLPLALKGLTRAQEHLLVLGRQNAIERVAAFLVDMAERQGGLRQVELPMSRMDIGDYLGLTIETVSRVFTRLKDKGVIRLLNLRSIEIVKHDALHCMSE
- a CDS encoding GNAT family N-acetyltransferase; this encodes MSTNSAITTRTGFRFEVRLARPEDEPTLAEFFTHVTPEDLRFRFLGAVKEVSHERLVAMTRSDDAHIHNFLAFSTDGMLIAVATLASDRADRTGEVAICIRADRKHLGVGWELLAYIAKYAEDLGLEAIESIESRENRAAIEVERDMGFTVTTDPDDATLVLVRRELGARSAA